GGTGCCTTTGAAAGTGCTGGGGTGGTCTGACATCGAATTCCTCCTTTTGCCTCATCAACGTGCGAGGCGGAGGATGGGTCCGGGTTAGCTGAGAACACCGTCGTGCAGGCGAACCACCCGGTCCATCCGTTCGGCGAGGCGTTCGTTATGTGTCGCGACCAGTGCCGCGCTGCCCTCGCCCCGCACCAGTTCGAGGAACTGGCCCAGCACGGTGTCGGAGGTGTGCTCGTCGAGATTGCCGGTCGGCTCGTCAGCCAGCACCAGGGTCGGCTGGTTCGCGAGTGCGCGGGCGACTGCTACGCGCTGCTGCTCGCCGCCCGAAAGCTGGCTCGGCCGATGGGTGAGCCGGTGGCCGAGACCGAGGCTGGTGAGCAGGCTTTCGGAGCGCGCAACCGCCTCATCGTGCGGCGTGCCAAGGATCATTTGAGGCATGACAACGTTCTCGGTCGCGTCGAAATCCGGGAGCAGATGGTGGAACTGGTAGACGAAGCCCAGATGCTCGCGCCGCAGACGCGTGCGCTGGTCGGGCGGCAGTTGCTCGGCCTGCTCTCCTGCGATCGCGATCGAACCAGCAAATCCCCCTTCAAGTAGGCCAACCGCCTGCAACATGGTTGACTTGCCCGAACCCGAAGGCCCCAGCAGCGCGACGATCTCGCCCGGCATGATATCGAGATCGACGCCGCGCAACACGTCGATGCGCTCGCCGCCCTGCTCGAAACTGCGTCGAAGTCCGCGCAGCGAGACGATAGGTGCCAGGTTATTCATAGCGCAGCACCTGTACCGGGTCGGTATTCGAAGCCTTGAACGCGGGATAGAGCGTGGCGAGGAAGGACAGGCCGAGCCCGAGCGCGGTGATCCCGATGATTTCCCACGGATCGACCCGTACCGGCAACGATGTGAGGAACCGCACTGAAGGATCCCATATCTCCACCCCGGTCACGAAAGCGATGCCATCGACGATGGGATTGCGGAAATAGAGCAACAGGAAGCCAAGGATGAGGCCGGCGACCGTACCGATCGTGCCGATCGTGGTGCCGGTGGTCACGAAGATCTTGAGCAGGCTTCGCCGCGTCGCCCCCATCGTGCGCATGATCGCGATATCGCGCGTCTTGGCGCGGACCAGCATCACGAGGCTCGAAAGGATGTTAAAAGACGCCACCAGCACCATGAAACTGAGGACGAAGAACATCGCAACACGCTCTACTTCGAGAGCCTCGAACAGGGTCGAATTGATCGTTTTCCAGTCGGCGATCTGGGCGCGTCCCGTCAGCGATTGTTCGACCGGCGCGAGTATCTCGCCGACATTGTCGGGATCGGTCACGGTGATCTCGATCAGCCCGACCGTGTCGCCGAGCAACAGCAGCGTCTGCGCATCCTCCATCGGCATTATGACGAAGGTTTCGTCGAAATCGTAAAGCCCGATCTCAAAGATTGCGCCGACCTCGTATCCGACTTGCCGGATGGAGGTGCCGAACGGCGTGACGCGGCCCTGCGGATTGATGATCGTGATCGTGTCGCCCACCCGCGCGCCGATATTGGCAGCGAGCCGCGATCCGATCGCGACCTTTCCGCTACCGGGCGTGATCGAATTGATATCGCCCATCAGCACCTTGTCCGAAAGGTCGGCGATGTCCTCTGCGGTGTTGCCGCGGACGAAAATCGCGACCGCGCGGCCATTATAGCTTGCAAGCAGCGGCTGCTCGATCAGCGGCGAGGCGTCGATCACCCCCGGTGTTTCGCGAACCTGCTCGAGCGTTTGCTCCCAATTGTCGAGCTTGCCGCCATAGGCCTGGATCACCGCATGCCCGTTGAGCCCGGCGAATTTGTCGAGCATCTCGCCGCGAAAACCGCCCATGACGCTCATCACAAGCACAAGCATCGCGACCGAGAGCATCACGACCCCGACCGAGATTCCCGCCACGAGCGCGATGAACCCCTCGCCTTTGCCCGGCCAGAGATACCGCTTGGCAATCATCAGTTCGAAAGGTGAAAGCATGGAAATGAGGCGCTTACCGGTTGCTGCTGAACGCAGGCTTTAAGCGCGCGCACCGATTGGCACAATGTGGATAAGCAGCGCGCTTGTGCGTAAAGCGCCCA
The Erythrobacter sp. THAF29 DNA segment above includes these coding regions:
- a CDS encoding ABC transporter ATP-binding protein; protein product: MNNLAPIVSLRGLRRSFEQGGERIDVLRGVDLDIMPGEIVALLGPSGSGKSTMLQAVGLLEGGFAGSIAIAGEQAEQLPPDQRTRLRREHLGFVYQFHHLLPDFDATENVVMPQMILGTPHDEAVARSESLLTSLGLGHRLTHRPSQLSGGEQQRVAVARALANQPTLVLADEPTGNLDEHTSDTVLGQFLELVRGEGSAALVATHNERLAERMDRVVRLHDGVLS
- a CDS encoding lipoprotein-releasing ABC transporter permease subunit translates to MLSPFELMIAKRYLWPGKGEGFIALVAGISVGVVMLSVAMLVLVMSVMGGFRGEMLDKFAGLNGHAVIQAYGGKLDNWEQTLEQVRETPGVIDASPLIEQPLLASYNGRAVAIFVRGNTAEDIADLSDKVLMGDINSITPGSGKVAIGSRLAANIGARVGDTITIINPQGRVTPFGTSIRQVGYEVGAIFEIGLYDFDETFVIMPMEDAQTLLLLGDTVGLIEITVTDPDNVGEILAPVEQSLTGRAQIADWKTINSTLFEALEVERVAMFFVLSFMVLVASFNILSSLVMLVRAKTRDIAIMRTMGATRRSLLKIFVTTGTTIGTIGTVAGLILGFLLLYFRNPIVDGIAFVTGVEIWDPSVRFLTSLPVRVDPWEIIGITALGLGLSFLATLYPAFKASNTDPVQVLRYE